One window of Corynebacterium accolens genomic DNA carries:
- a CDS encoding penicillin-binding transpeptidase domain-containing protein, producing MKKLFALVATVSLSATSVVACTPKPVSAEPVAEEFIEGMESRNNEGLAELTDSPDDATQALDATYSGLQAEGLDIELEGVKQDETVATADYKVTWDLPKDRSLSYTTQMTLTKAEDEWTVRWKPSIIHPDLGAHQHLELRALEATRASVVSSNGVELMSPGLNYRVIVDTSSLSDVRPTASKVSSALAAAHREDDSIAEVDAKGLAEKLEKAESAYSVGLYTEEQESVIRAKLEGMDGVRINEEPALVTRDRGLAPDLLSRVRSAVNDELDGETGWSIAVVNENGAALSDVEKHAPEAAPSIKVGLDYDVQRAAQEAVNQRSDAQAMLVAIRPSNGDILAVAQTEKADEDGDVALQGQYPPGSVFKILTAAAGVEKQNLTTDTIVPCPGTMDIYGRVVTNYNAFSLGNVPLSQAFAQSCNTTFADISTKLAPGELKETGKKFGFGVDYEIPGLTTTTGSIPEGKEVLERTEAGYGQGYDLASPFGMAMVSASVAAGKTPTPTLIEGRKTKASNKSAPIPDHVLNNVRGMMRQVVTSGTARGMQAGGTIYGKTGEAEINEGSHAWFTGYREEDDIAFATLIVLGGGSESSVAITDNFLRKLDDYRSRPNDGPAPKVE from the coding sequence ATGAAGAAGTTATTCGCACTGGTTGCTACGGTCTCGCTTAGCGCAACTAGTGTGGTTGCTTGCACCCCAAAGCCCGTCTCCGCCGAGCCGGTGGCAGAAGAGTTCATTGAAGGCATGGAGAGCCGAAATAACGAGGGCTTGGCGGAGCTTACGGATTCCCCCGATGACGCCACGCAGGCCCTCGATGCTACGTACTCGGGCTTGCAGGCAGAGGGCCTCGATATTGAGCTCGAGGGGGTAAAACAGGACGAAACCGTGGCCACGGCGGATTATAAGGTCACCTGGGATTTGCCCAAGGATCGCAGCTTGAGCTATACCACGCAGATGACCTTGACCAAGGCCGAAGACGAGTGGACGGTGCGGTGGAAGCCCAGCATTATTCACCCGGACCTGGGCGCGCACCAGCATTTGGAGCTGCGCGCCTTGGAAGCCACGCGCGCCAGCGTCGTTTCCTCCAACGGGGTGGAGCTGATGAGCCCCGGGCTGAATTACCGCGTCATCGTGGATACGAGCTCGCTTTCCGATGTCCGCCCCACGGCCTCCAAGGTCAGCAGCGCCCTGGCTGCGGCGCACCGCGAGGACGACTCGATCGCGGAGGTAGACGCCAAGGGGCTCGCCGAAAAGTTGGAGAAGGCAGAGTCTGCCTATTCGGTGGGGCTTTATACAGAAGAGCAGGAGTCCGTCATCCGCGCCAAGCTGGAGGGGATGGACGGCGTCCGTATTAATGAAGAGCCCGCGCTGGTGACCCGGGACCGTGGTCTTGCGCCCGATCTCTTATCGCGCGTGCGCTCGGCCGTCAATGACGAGCTCGACGGCGAGACCGGCTGGTCCATCGCCGTCGTCAATGAGAATGGTGCGGCGCTTTCCGATGTCGAAAAGCATGCGCCCGAGGCCGCCCCCTCCATCAAGGTTGGCTTGGATTATGACGTCCAACGCGCGGCCCAAGAAGCGGTGAATCAGCGCTCGGACGCCCAGGCCATGCTGGTTGCCATCCGGCCTTCCAACGGTGATATCCTGGCCGTAGCGCAGACCGAAAAGGCGGACGAGGACGGCGACGTCGCCTTGCAAGGCCAATACCCACCCGGCTCGGTTTTTAAGATCCTTACCGCCGCTGCGGGTGTAGAAAAACAAAACCTGACCACGGATACCATCGTTCCGTGCCCTGGCACGATGGATATTTATGGCCGCGTGGTGACCAACTACAACGCGTTTTCGCTCGGCAATGTGCCGCTAAGCCAGGCCTTCGCCCAATCGTGCAACACCACCTTCGCCGATATTTCCACCAAGCTGGCACCCGGTGAATTGAAGGAAACCGGCAAAAAGTTTGGCTTCGGGGTGGATTATGAAATCCCTGGGCTGACCACCACGACCGGCTCGATTCCTGAGGGCAAGGAAGTTTTGGAGCGCACCGAGGCCGGCTACGGCCAGGGCTACGACCTTGCCAGCCCGTTCGGCATGGCTATGGTTTCGGCCTCTGTGGCGGCGGGAAAGACTCCAACGCCCACCCTTATTGAGGGCCGCAAGACCAAGGCCTCGAATAAGTCGGCGCCGATCCCAGACCACGTGCTGAATAACGTGCGCGGCATGATGCGCCAGGTGGTCACCAGCGGTACCGCCCGCGGGATGCAGGCGGGCGGAACGATTTACGGCAAGACCGGTGAGGCCGAGATCAATGAAGGCTCGCACGCGTGGTTTACCGGCTACCGGGAAGAAGACGATATCGCCTTTGCCACGCTCATCGTATTGGGCGGCGGCTCCGAATCCTCGGTAGCTATTACCGATAACTTCCTGCGGAAGCTGGATGATTACCGCTCGCGCCCCAATGATGGCCCGGCCCCCAAGGTCGAGTAA
- a CDS encoding protein adenylyltransferase SelO: MHLHHDYAKHLPDLVSATHGEEQPDPQLVVLNEELAVQLGLDTDWLRSAEGLDFLLGRDGGHAMAYSGFQFGSFNPQMGDGRAMLLGEVEKDGKLWDLHAKGTGLTPYSRLGADGRGTLSSMLREYLVSEAMHALGVPTTRSLAVISTGRPIQRGHVQPAGVLVRVAASHIRVGTFHYAAQSGHLQALADYAIARHYPGADYREFFQGVMDRQIATVSSWMRLGFIHGVMNTDNTTISGETIDYGPCAFMESYSPDTVFSSIDQQGRYAFGNQPAILGWNLARLTESLVPLFDADINAGVDFAQETINGFQEKFATQRRSDIAAALDTTTEVASAYLTAMQLSRPDITLAHRALADAARGHTLPAQELFPDSDFLDSYLATHPAPAAVDAAMPRVIPRNMAVEAALRAAEAGDIKPFTELLHAVTHPWQPHPSYEQPDPNGLAGFLTYCGT, translated from the coding sequence CACGGCGAAGAGCAGCCGGATCCACAGCTCGTGGTCCTCAATGAGGAGCTAGCAGTGCAGCTGGGCCTGGATACTGACTGGCTGCGCTCCGCAGAGGGCCTGGATTTCCTCTTGGGCCGCGACGGCGGGCATGCCATGGCCTATTCCGGCTTCCAATTCGGTTCCTTCAACCCACAGATGGGCGATGGCCGGGCCATGCTCTTGGGCGAGGTGGAAAAAGACGGAAAACTGTGGGATCTCCACGCCAAGGGCACGGGGCTTACCCCCTATTCCCGCCTGGGTGCTGATGGCCGCGGCACCCTTTCATCCATGCTGCGCGAATACTTGGTTTCTGAGGCCATGCATGCCCTCGGCGTGCCCACCACGCGCTCCCTCGCCGTGATTTCCACCGGCCGGCCCATCCAGCGCGGCCACGTGCAGCCGGCGGGTGTCCTGGTCCGCGTGGCGGCCAGCCACATCCGGGTCGGTACTTTTCACTATGCCGCGCAGTCCGGGCACCTCCAGGCTCTCGCGGACTACGCCATCGCGCGCCACTATCCTGGGGCAGACTACCGGGAGTTCTTCCAGGGCGTTATGGACCGCCAGATAGCCACCGTGTCTTCATGGATGCGCTTGGGCTTTATCCACGGGGTGATGAATACGGATAACACCACCATCTCCGGCGAAACCATTGATTATGGCCCGTGCGCCTTTATGGAGTCATACTCTCCCGATACGGTATTTTCCAGCATTGACCAGCAGGGACGCTATGCCTTTGGCAATCAACCAGCCATCCTGGGCTGGAACCTCGCCCGGCTCACGGAATCGCTCGTGCCGCTTTTCGATGCCGATATCAATGCCGGGGTCGACTTCGCGCAAGAGACCATCAATGGGTTCCAGGAGAAATTCGCCACCCAGCGCCGCAGCGATATAGCCGCGGCCCTCGATACCACCACCGAGGTCGCCTCGGCCTACCTTACTGCGATGCAGCTATCCCGGCCGGATATCACGTTGGCGCACCGCGCGCTTGCCGATGCCGCCCGCGGCCACACCCTTCCTGCCCAAGAGCTCTTCCCAGATTCAGACTTCCTAGATAGCTACCTAGCCACTCACCCCGCCCCGGCTGCCGTGGATGCTGCCATGCCCCGGGTCATTCCCCGCAACATGGCCGTCGAAGCCGCGCTGCGCGCCGCCGAGGCCGGCGATATTAAGCCCTTTACTGAGCTGCTCCACGCCGTGACCCACCCGTGGCAGCCGCATCCGTCCTACGAACAGCCCGATCCGAATGGGCTTGCAGGTTTTCTCACCTACTGCGGTACCTAA
- the mqo gene encoding malate dehydrogenase (quinone) codes for MSSAKKTAQVVDEVDVALVGAGIMSATLGAMLRELEPSWTQMIFERLDGPALESSSPWNNAGTGHSALCELNYTPEKNGRIDISKAIATNEKFQKSRQFWSHQLNNGILTEPSEFINPVPHVSFAQGEIQADYLKRRYEVLSEKHMFPGMQFSDDESTFAEKLPLMADGRDFSNKVAISWTEVGTDVNFGALAKQFLTAARASGTEIRYGHEVFDIDRDGNDWKVYSKNKHTGDITVVKAKFVFVGAGGYALDLLRKAKVKEVAGYAGFPISGLWLRAKNPELIEQHQAKVYGKAAVGAPPMSVPHLDTRVIDGEKGLLFGPYGGWSPKFLKKGSYLDLFKSIRPDNITSYLGVAVQEFGLTKYLIDEVRKDFSDRVDSLREYVPNAKESDWETVIAGQRVQVIKPAGAPRFGSLEFGTALVNNQEGNIAGLLGASPGASIAPAVMLELLERCFGERMIDWSDKIREMVPSYGMKLANDEDFYNEMWEYTQKTLKLER; via the coding sequence GTGTCCTCAGCAAAGAAGACAGCACAAGTTGTAGATGAGGTCGATGTCGCACTGGTCGGTGCCGGCATCATGAGCGCCACCCTGGGCGCTATGCTCCGCGAGTTGGAGCCGAGCTGGACCCAGATGATCTTTGAGCGCCTTGATGGCCCCGCCCTGGAATCCTCCTCTCCGTGGAATAACGCCGGTACCGGTCACTCCGCCCTGTGCGAGCTCAACTACACGCCAGAAAAGAACGGCCGCATCGATATCTCTAAGGCGATTGCAACTAACGAGAAGTTCCAGAAGTCGCGCCAGTTCTGGTCCCACCAGCTCAACAACGGCATCCTGACTGAACCTAGTGAGTTCATCAACCCAGTCCCGCACGTCTCCTTCGCCCAAGGCGAAATCCAGGCGGACTACCTGAAGCGCCGCTACGAGGTACTGAGCGAAAAGCACATGTTCCCCGGCATGCAGTTCTCTGATGATGAATCCACCTTTGCGGAGAAGCTGCCGCTCATGGCGGACGGCCGCGACTTTTCCAATAAGGTCGCTATCTCTTGGACCGAAGTCGGCACCGACGTGAACTTCGGCGCCCTGGCCAAGCAGTTCCTGACCGCGGCGCGCGCATCTGGAACGGAGATCCGCTACGGCCACGAGGTCTTCGATATCGACCGCGACGGAAATGACTGGAAGGTCTATTCCAAAAATAAGCACACCGGCGATATCACCGTGGTGAAGGCGAAGTTCGTCTTCGTCGGTGCCGGCGGCTACGCCCTGGATCTGCTCCGCAAGGCAAAGGTGAAGGAAGTAGCTGGCTACGCCGGATTCCCCATTTCCGGTCTGTGGCTGCGCGCCAAGAACCCGGAGCTCATTGAGCAGCACCAGGCCAAGGTTTACGGTAAGGCAGCAGTCGGTGCTCCTCCGATGTCCGTGCCGCACCTGGATACCCGCGTTATCGACGGCGAGAAAGGCCTGCTGTTTGGCCCGTACGGCGGCTGGAGCCCGAAGTTCTTGAAGAAGGGTTCCTACCTGGATCTTTTCAAGTCCATCCGCCCGGATAATATCACCTCCTACCTGGGCGTTGCGGTACAGGAATTCGGCCTGACCAAGTACCTCATTGATGAGGTGCGCAAGGACTTCTCCGACCGCGTTGATTCCCTCCGCGAATACGTACCAAATGCGAAGGAAAGCGACTGGGAGACCGTGATTGCCGGCCAGCGCGTACAGGTCATCAAGCCTGCTGGTGCACCGCGCTTTGGCTCCCTCGAGTTTGGTACCGCACTGGTCAATAACCAGGAAGGCAATATTGCCGGCCTGCTCGGTGCCTCCCCGGGTGCTTCCATTGCCCCAGCCGTCATGCTGGAGCTACTGGAGCGTTGCTTTGGCGAGCGCATGATTGACTGGAGCGATAAGATTCGCGAGATGGTCCCGTCCTACGGCATGAAGCTGGCCAATGATGAGGACTTCTACAACGAGATGTGGGAATACACCCAGAAGACGCTGAAGCTGGAGCGCTAA
- the map gene encoding type I methionyl aminopeptidase produces the protein MSTRGKLKPGKPTPIRPVPEDIERPEYVWKDEVQEAIGEPFVQSPEVIEKMREACKIAANALKEAGKAVKPGVTTDEVDRVAHEYMCDHGAYPSTLGYRGFPKGSCVSLNEIVCHGIPDTTVIEEGDIVNIDVTAYKNGVHGDNNATFLAGDVSEEHRLLVERTKEATMRGIKAAKPGREINVIGRVIESYAKRFGYNVVRDFTGHGVGPTFHNGLVVLHHDSTTYRDILEPGMTLTVEPMINLGSLDYDIWDDDWTVQNRDGKFTAQFEHTLVITDDGNEILTIPDED, from the coding sequence ATGAGTACTCGTGGAAAATTGAAGCCAGGTAAACCAACCCCCATCCGGCCGGTGCCAGAAGATATCGAACGCCCGGAATATGTGTGGAAAGACGAGGTACAAGAGGCCATCGGTGAGCCTTTTGTGCAGTCCCCCGAAGTGATTGAGAAGATGCGGGAGGCCTGCAAGATCGCGGCCAACGCGCTGAAGGAAGCCGGCAAGGCCGTAAAGCCTGGCGTGACGACGGATGAGGTCGACCGCGTGGCGCACGAGTATATGTGTGACCACGGTGCGTACCCATCTACCTTGGGATACCGGGGATTTCCCAAGGGCAGCTGTGTTTCGCTGAATGAAATTGTCTGCCACGGCATTCCGGATACCACCGTGATTGAAGAAGGCGACATCGTCAATATCGATGTCACCGCTTATAAAAACGGCGTGCACGGCGATAATAACGCCACCTTCTTGGCAGGTGACGTATCAGAGGAGCACCGCCTTTTAGTAGAGCGCACCAAAGAAGCCACGATGCGCGGCATTAAGGCCGCAAAGCCTGGCCGCGAGATCAACGTTATCGGCCGCGTCATCGAGTCTTATGCCAAGCGTTTTGGTTACAACGTCGTGCGCGATTTCACCGGCCACGGTGTAGGACCCACCTTCCACAATGGGCTGGTGGTCTTGCACCACGATTCCACCACGTACCGCGATATCCTGGAACCAGGCATGACCTTGACGGTGGAGCCGATGATCAATCTTGGTTCGCTGGATTACGATATTTGGGACGATGACTGGACCGTGCAAAACCGTGATGGCAAGTTCACCGCTCAGTTCGAGCACACCTTGGTCATCACCGATGATGGCAATGAAATCCTGACCATCCCAGATGAGGATTAA
- a CDS encoding alpha/beta hydrolase, whose protein sequence is MDTATPSWGPDILGPDFQSATLNLGPDPDGEGDVVTTLVRYAPGSAAGSTDSGPADSSSPSATSRPALVWLHGMTDYFFHTHVAQHFAAQGYDFYAVDLRKCGRSHRPGQAWHYVSDLSLYNVDLSAALDAITNDEVIVIAHSTGGLIAPLWMDFLRRHDAERFSRLKGLILNSPWLDMMGVPGWAVSALKPAIYSTAKIAPKTPLPGGNLTAYGESVHSDFYGEWDYNLSLKPLAGHKKYIGWLAAVFHGFDVIHSGRINAGVPVLTLQSTRSLLGTPYCDAVNHADCIIDVAQTRRWAKELNAHYTLRSIEGARHDVFLSLSGPLAEAFAACDAWLPTIVEAPTPA, encoded by the coding sequence ATGGATACAGCAACTCCGTCATGGGGGCCCGATATCCTCGGCCCCGATTTTCAATCAGCCACCCTCAACCTCGGCCCCGATCCTGATGGCGAGGGCGACGTTGTCACCACCCTCGTCCGCTATGCACCAGGCTCGGCTGCAGGCTCCACGGATTCGGGCCCCGCCGATTCTTCTTCACCTTCTGCCACTTCCCGCCCGGCCTTGGTATGGCTGCACGGGATGACTGACTACTTCTTCCACACGCACGTCGCACAGCACTTCGCGGCACAAGGCTATGACTTTTACGCGGTCGATCTCCGCAAATGCGGCCGCTCGCACCGCCCGGGCCAAGCCTGGCACTACGTTTCGGACTTGTCCTTATATAACGTGGATCTTTCCGCAGCCCTCGATGCCATTACAAACGACGAAGTAATCGTTATCGCCCACTCCACCGGTGGCCTGATTGCGCCGCTGTGGATGGACTTTCTACGCCGCCATGACGCGGAGCGCTTCTCCCGCCTGAAAGGCCTCATCCTCAATAGCCCCTGGCTGGACATGATGGGCGTTCCCGGCTGGGCCGTATCAGCGCTGAAGCCGGCGATATATTCCACCGCCAAGATCGCACCCAAGACCCCCTTGCCCGGGGGCAACCTCACCGCCTATGGCGAATCGGTGCACAGTGACTTCTACGGCGAGTGGGACTACAACCTCAGCCTGAAACCATTAGCCGGGCATAAGAAATATATAGGCTGGCTGGCCGCCGTCTTCCACGGTTTCGACGTCATTCACAGCGGCCGCATTAATGCCGGGGTCCCCGTATTGACGCTGCAATCTACCCGCTCGCTATTGGGAACGCCCTACTGCGATGCGGTCAATCATGCCGATTGCATCATCGATGTCGCACAGACCCGACGGTGGGCAAAAGAGCTCAATGCGCACTACACGCTGCGTTCCATCGAAGGTGCGCGCCACGATGTCTTTTTATCCCTCTCCGGCCCCCTAGCGGAGGCGTTCGCAGCGTGCGATGCCTGGCTTCCCACCATCGTGGAAGCGCCCACACCAGCATAA
- the mtr gene encoding mycothione reductase produces the protein MTTIDTANTPAAEEHYDLIIIGTGSGNSIANRDFHDKKIAIIEKGRFGGTCLNVGCIPTKMYVYAADVALAAREGERLGIDAQVNDVEWNSIVERVFHNRIDQIAQSGEDYRRGDKTPNITVYDEHARFVGPKSIQTGDHVISADQIVVATGSRPVIPEVYANSGVKYYTNEDIMRMDRQPESLIIVGGGYIAMEFAHVFDGLGTKVTVVNRSETLLRHLDSDISSRFNEIARERFDVRIANGTKLEETDKGVKLELDNGESLEADAILVATGRKPNGDLMDVDKAGIKLLDNGRISTDAHGLTDAEGVWALGDVSSPYMLKHVANAEARTIQHNLLHPEDLQELPHDNVPAAIFTHPQIASVGLKEEEAREQGFDITVKIQNFGDVAYGWAMEDTTGICKLIADRKTGQLLGAHLMGPQASTLIQQLITVMAYEIDLRDFARKQYWIHPALPEVVENALLGLEWD, from the coding sequence ATGACCACAATTGATACAGCAAATACTCCGGCCGCTGAGGAACACTACGACCTCATCATCATCGGCACCGGTTCCGGCAACTCCATTGCCAACCGCGATTTTCACGATAAGAAAATTGCCATTATTGAAAAGGGCCGCTTCGGTGGCACCTGCCTGAATGTTGGCTGCATCCCCACCAAGATGTACGTCTACGCAGCCGATGTCGCCCTCGCCGCCCGCGAAGGCGAGCGCCTTGGCATTGATGCCCAGGTCAACGACGTGGAGTGGAACTCCATTGTGGAGCGCGTCTTCCACAACCGCATTGACCAGATCGCCCAAAGCGGCGAGGACTACCGTCGCGGCGACAAGACCCCGAATATCACCGTCTACGACGAGCACGCTCGCTTCGTCGGCCCTAAGAGCATCCAGACCGGCGACCACGTCATCAGCGCCGATCAGATCGTTGTTGCTACTGGCTCCCGCCCGGTAATCCCTGAGGTCTACGCCAATTCCGGTGTGAAGTACTACACCAACGAAGACATCATGCGGATGGATCGCCAACCAGAAAGCCTGATCATCGTCGGCGGCGGCTATATCGCTATGGAATTTGCCCACGTCTTCGATGGCCTCGGCACCAAGGTCACCGTGGTCAACCGCAGCGAGACCCTGCTGCGCCACCTCGATTCCGATATCTCCTCGCGCTTCAACGAAATTGCCCGCGAGCGTTTCGATGTGCGAATTGCTAACGGCACCAAGCTGGAAGAAACCGACAAGGGCGTAAAGCTGGAGCTCGATAATGGCGAGAGCCTCGAAGCAGACGCAATCCTGGTAGCCACCGGCCGCAAGCCGAATGGCGATCTCATGGATGTGGACAAGGCCGGCATCAAGCTGCTGGACAATGGCCGCATTTCCACCGATGCGCATGGCCTTACCGATGCAGAAGGCGTCTGGGCGCTTGGCGATGTCTCTTCGCCCTACATGCTCAAGCACGTCGCCAATGCCGAAGCCCGCACCATCCAGCACAACCTGCTCCACCCGGAGGATCTGCAGGAGCTTCCGCACGACAACGTTCCTGCCGCCATCTTCACCCACCCGCAGATTGCATCTGTGGGCTTGAAGGAAGAAGAAGCGCGGGAGCAGGGCTTCGATATCACCGTGAAGATTCAAAACTTCGGCGACGTGGCCTACGGCTGGGCCATGGAAGATACCACCGGTATTTGCAAGCTGATTGCGGACCGCAAGACGGGCCAGCTCTTGGGCGCCCACCTAATGGGCCCGCAGGCCTCCACCCTGATCCAGCAGCTGATTACCGTAATGGCCTACGAGATCGACCTGCGCGACTTTGCCCGCAAGCAGTACTGGATCCACCCAGCCCTGCCAGAGGTCGTAGAAAACGCCCTCTTGGGCCTCGAGTGGGACTAA